One segment of Mycolicibacterium baixiangningiae DNA contains the following:
- a CDS encoding IclR family transcriptional regulator: MQKARPESETGPAYPIASVNNALLLLLLFRDQQRVRLTEACKYLGVAHSTAHRLLAMLAHHGFVQQDPVTRAYVAGPALVEVGLAVVGSLDIREQARPVMENLNAALGETVHLGVLEGVNVRYVDAVESERALRVVARTGTLVPAHCTSLGKALLSQMTDREVADLYPTSAEPFASRTDRSITTQAALMKEIVKARNRGYAVNSGETEDDVGSIAVAFRDLAGRMAAIAVAAPSSRLSRQRIARIGELLIETIAKAPDSPRRI, translated from the coding sequence GTGCAGAAAGCAAGGCCGGAGAGCGAAACGGGCCCTGCCTACCCGATCGCCTCGGTGAACAACGCGCTGTTGCTACTGCTGTTGTTCCGGGACCAGCAGCGCGTGCGCCTGACCGAGGCGTGCAAGTACCTTGGCGTCGCCCATTCGACTGCCCATCGACTGCTGGCCATGTTGGCCCACCACGGTTTCGTTCAGCAGGATCCCGTGACTCGCGCCTACGTCGCGGGACCGGCACTGGTGGAAGTCGGGCTGGCCGTCGTGGGTTCGCTGGACATTCGTGAACAGGCTCGACCGGTGATGGAGAATCTGAACGCCGCGCTCGGCGAGACAGTGCACCTCGGCGTGCTGGAGGGCGTCAACGTGCGGTACGTCGACGCGGTGGAATCCGAACGCGCTCTTCGCGTCGTGGCGCGCACCGGCACGCTGGTGCCCGCCCACTGCACCTCGCTCGGCAAAGCACTCCTGTCTCAGATGACCGATCGGGAGGTCGCCGATTTGTACCCGACCTCGGCCGAGCCCTTCGCGTCCCGCACCGACCGGTCGATCACCACTCAGGCGGCGCTGATGAAGGAGATCGTCAAGGCCAGGAATCGCGGATACGCAGTGAACTCCGGTGAGACCGAGGACGACGTGGGTTCGATAGCCGTGGCGTTTCGCGACCTGGCTGGGCGGATGGCGGCAATTGCGGTGGCTGCCCCGTCCAGCCGGCTGAGCAGGCAACGCATCGCGCGTATCGGCGAGTTGTTGATCGAGACCATCGCCAAGGCGCCAGACTCCCCTCGCCGGATCTAG
- a CDS encoding MFS transporter, with amino-acid sequence MLQVAVTLARPVSTYRLLALGADGATVGLTAACFAIPPVLLAVAFGRWADKHHPAVLLGSGVVVAAAASFALVVAEAIPLIALATMVLGVGHMSGTIGAQSIMAQALSPLPRINRFGILTTVSALGQIVGPVLGGVVIGRTEEPTVGATSTALLVAAFVFVAGLPPALLALRTRISASTVRAGRAERVWHLVRRRGMPAALMTSFSAKSGIDLLLVYVPLLGAAIGLTSSQVGLLLGISSTGALLARAGTPALVRRVPTLRLTVIATVSGSACMVILAVSDNLVVMIMAMSVLGFALGLSQTTTMDWVVNLVDDTSRGSALGLRVATNRLGQTVSLAAAGAVSGWLGIQTAFVLLAVVMLATAVAGLTSARHGPDAPAADL; translated from the coding sequence TTGCTGCAAGTCGCGGTCACACTGGCTCGGCCGGTCTCGACCTACCGCCTTCTTGCGCTCGGTGCGGACGGCGCGACCGTCGGTCTGACCGCAGCCTGCTTCGCCATCCCGCCGGTGCTGCTGGCCGTGGCTTTCGGGCGCTGGGCCGACAAGCACCATCCCGCCGTACTTCTCGGGTCTGGCGTGGTCGTTGCGGCAGCCGCGTCCTTTGCGCTTGTGGTGGCCGAGGCCATCCCGCTGATCGCACTCGCCACAATGGTTCTGGGTGTCGGCCACATGTCAGGCACCATAGGTGCGCAGAGCATCATGGCCCAGGCTCTGAGCCCGCTTCCGCGCATCAACCGGTTCGGCATCTTGACTACCGTGTCGGCGCTCGGCCAGATCGTCGGACCCGTGCTCGGCGGCGTCGTCATCGGCCGGACCGAGGAACCCACGGTGGGTGCCACATCAACGGCCCTGCTGGTCGCCGCCTTCGTCTTCGTCGCCGGACTACCGCCCGCACTTCTGGCCCTCCGGACGCGGATCTCCGCGTCGACGGTCCGCGCCGGCCGCGCCGAGCGGGTGTGGCACCTGGTGCGCCGACGAGGGATGCCGGCAGCCCTCATGACGAGCTTCTCCGCCAAGAGCGGCATCGACTTACTCCTGGTTTACGTGCCACTCCTCGGCGCGGCGATCGGGCTCACCTCGTCTCAGGTCGGCCTGCTGCTCGGGATCAGCTCGACGGGCGCGCTGCTCGCACGGGCCGGCACGCCCGCCCTCGTCCGTCGGGTACCGACGCTGCGGCTCACCGTGATCGCAACCGTCAGCGGATCCGCTTGCATGGTGATTCTGGCGGTGAGCGACAACCTCGTAGTGATGATCATGGCGATGTCGGTGCTGGGCTTCGCCCTCGGCCTGTCCCAGACGACGACCATGGACTGGGTGGTCAACCTCGTCGACGACACCAGCCGCGGTTCCGCGCTCGGCTTACGCGTGGCGACGAATCGTCTCGGCCAGACCGTCAGCCTGGCCGCCGCAGGAGCCGTGTCGGGGTGGCTCGGTATTCAGACCGCCTTCGTCCTGCTGGCCGTCGTCATGCTCGCCACCGCCGTCGCCGGACTGACCAGTGCCCGGCATGGGCCCGACGCCCCGGCGGCCGACCTCTAG
- a CDS encoding VOC family protein: MRIRHLGIVVQNLETTAEFYENVLGFKRLGDVRTPGHYPGKAIDLSDGEVNFSLLEPDPEIERSAWTYGAMGPNHIGVTIEDTGTVIAALKERGIEVYGSEQADPPRFFKFRDPDGVEVDVATPERGWKF, encoded by the coding sequence GTGCGCATCCGACACCTTGGAATCGTCGTCCAGAATCTCGAGACCACAGCGGAATTCTACGAGAACGTGCTCGGGTTCAAGCGTCTCGGCGACGTCCGCACCCCCGGGCACTACCCCGGCAAGGCGATCGACCTGAGCGACGGAGAGGTCAATTTCTCTCTGCTAGAACCGGATCCGGAAATCGAACGCTCGGCGTGGACCTACGGTGCCATGGGCCCCAACCACATTGGTGTGACGATCGAGGACACCGGCACCGTCATCGCCGCCCTCAAGGAACGGGGCATCGAGGTCTACGGCTCGGAGCAGGCCGACCCGCCGCGGTTCTTCAAGTTCCGCGACCCCGACGGTGTCGAGGTGGACGTTGCCACGCCGGAGCGGGGCTGGAAGTTCTGA
- a CDS encoding GlcG/HbpS family heme-binding protein: MLSAMNVDLSTASRIVAAVHAEAVRRSVLVSAAVVDAGGHLVAFGRMDGAEIAGPVLAVDKAFTAVANRVATSELARLAAPGGDLFGLHANGGGRFVIFGGGVPIFAKGDIVGGVGVSGASAADDEGCALAGVAVVDLGALPGQS, from the coding sequence GTGCTGAGCGCGATGAACGTAGACCTCTCGACGGCGTCACGCATCGTCGCCGCGGTCCATGCCGAAGCCGTACGGCGGTCGGTTCTGGTCTCCGCGGCGGTGGTGGACGCAGGCGGTCATCTCGTGGCCTTCGGCAGGATGGACGGAGCTGAGATCGCCGGCCCCGTCCTCGCTGTCGACAAGGCGTTCACCGCTGTTGCCAACAGAGTCGCGACCTCGGAGCTTGCCCGCCTTGCCGCACCCGGCGGAGACCTCTTCGGCCTGCACGCCAATGGTGGCGGGCGGTTCGTGATCTTCGGCGGTGGCGTTCCGATCTTCGCCAAGGGCGACATCGTGGGTGGTGTCGGCGTCAGCGGTGCGAGCGCGGCCGATGACGAAGGCTGCGCTCTTGCCGGTGTCGCCGTTGTCGATCTCGGCGCCCTTCCAGGCCAGTCGTAG
- a CDS encoding Hsp20/alpha crystallin family protein: MTNVPAQRTRSLFPDLAEIFSGFPSWGNMRPLLDTNLMRLEEELGDGKYEVRAEIPGVDPAKDIDISVNDGRLTIKAERTEKTEQTGRSEFSYGSFTRSITLPKGADEDAVKASYDQGILTVTVPMSDKEPQAKRIEIETKSS, from the coding sequence ATGACCAACGTTCCCGCTCAGCGCACACGCTCGCTGTTCCCCGACCTCGCCGAGATCTTCTCCGGCTTCCCTTCGTGGGGCAATATGCGGCCGCTGCTCGATACCAACCTGATGCGTCTGGAAGAAGAGTTAGGCGACGGAAAGTACGAAGTTCGCGCCGAGATTCCTGGGGTGGACCCGGCCAAGGACATCGACATCTCGGTCAATGACGGACGGCTGACCATCAAAGCCGAACGCACCGAGAAGACCGAGCAGACCGGACGTTCGGAGTTCAGCTACGGATCGTTCACCCGCAGCATCACGCTGCCCAAAGGCGCCGATGAGGACGCCGTGAAGGCCAGCTACGACCAGGGCATCCTCACCGTGACGGTACCCATGTCCGATAAGGAGCCCCAGGCCAAACGCATCGAGATCGAAACGAAGTCGTCCTGA
- a CDS encoding IclR family transcriptional regulator: MASTAGSYRESNSTADRALTILGLFSDNHLRIQAAEVAQALGVARSTAYRYLQTLVAASFLEEAPGGGFRLGARVIELSRLALRSYDLSETAVPVMRALAEELDDTILLTKYVDGAAVCLERSESPTQRLRLSYERGSRMPINAGASALVLLAWLPEEQARAALTREPLTQFTAKTLTDVEALIARLADIRRLGYCVGHAEVDPDVTGVAAPIFDGDGAVIAALSAVTVRHVSRARLGAMISAVTQAAANLTATSAISGHRHRR; the protein is encoded by the coding sequence GTGGCGTCAACGGCAGGCAGCTATCGAGAAAGCAACAGCACCGCCGATCGGGCGCTGACCATCCTCGGTCTCTTCAGCGACAATCACTTGCGGATCCAGGCCGCCGAAGTGGCCCAAGCTCTGGGTGTCGCGCGGTCCACGGCCTACCGCTACCTGCAGACGTTGGTCGCAGCGTCCTTCCTCGAAGAGGCTCCTGGGGGTGGATTTCGGCTGGGAGCCCGCGTAATAGAGCTCTCACGGCTCGCGCTACGGTCGTACGACCTCAGCGAAACCGCGGTGCCCGTCATGCGGGCTCTGGCCGAGGAACTCGACGACACCATCCTGCTCACCAAATACGTTGACGGCGCTGCTGTATGCCTGGAACGATCCGAATCCCCGACCCAGCGCCTGCGACTCAGCTATGAACGCGGCTCCCGCATGCCGATCAACGCCGGCGCGTCCGCTTTGGTGTTGTTGGCCTGGTTACCGGAAGAGCAGGCCCGGGCTGCCCTCACACGAGAACCGCTGACACAGTTCACCGCCAAGACGCTCACCGATGTCGAGGCACTGATCGCTCGCCTTGCCGACATCCGGCGTCTTGGATACTGCGTGGGACACGCCGAAGTCGACCCCGACGTCACCGGCGTCGCGGCACCCATCTTCGACGGCGACGGCGCCGTTATCGCGGCTCTGAGCGCTGTCACCGTGCGGCATGTCTCGCGCGCACGGCTCGGGGCCATGATCAGCGCGGTGACCCAGGCTGCCGCGAATCTCACTGCCACATCGGCGATATCAGGTCACCGGCATCGCCGATGA
- a CDS encoding SDR family oxidoreductase, whose translation MTTPEGAAQRVAIVTGGSRGIGRETAERLSADGFAVAVIYGGNKADADDVVATISAGGGQALAIQADVADENAAAAAFDTVEQHFGGVDVVVHAAGIMVLAPLVDMSFDDFDRMHRVNVRGTFVIDQLAARRLRPGGAIINFASSVLHLALPTYSAYAATKGAVEAITLILARELRGRDITVNAVAPGPTATALFLDGKSEEVISRMAAQPPLERLGTPTDIAEVVAFLAGPGRWINGQVILANGGIV comes from the coding sequence ATGACCACACCCGAGGGAGCCGCCCAGCGCGTGGCAATCGTGACTGGAGGCTCGCGCGGTATTGGCCGGGAGACCGCTGAGAGACTTTCGGCTGACGGTTTTGCCGTGGCTGTGATCTATGGCGGGAACAAGGCGGACGCCGACGATGTGGTGGCCACCATCAGCGCCGGTGGCGGCCAGGCGCTGGCCATTCAGGCTGACGTCGCTGATGAGAACGCGGCCGCGGCGGCGTTCGACACCGTGGAGCAGCATTTTGGCGGTGTCGACGTTGTCGTGCACGCCGCAGGAATCATGGTGCTCGCACCCCTTGTCGACATGAGCTTCGACGACTTCGACCGGATGCACCGGGTCAACGTGCGCGGAACGTTTGTCATCGACCAGCTGGCAGCGCGTCGGCTGCGCCCAGGCGGCGCCATCATCAACTTCGCCAGCTCGGTGCTCCACCTGGCGCTGCCCACATATTCGGCCTACGCCGCCACGAAGGGCGCAGTCGAGGCGATCACGCTGATCCTGGCCCGGGAGTTGCGTGGCCGCGACATCACCGTCAACGCGGTAGCGCCCGGCCCGACCGCGACGGCGTTGTTCCTCGACGGCAAGAGCGAGGAGGTCATCTCCCGGATGGCCGCCCAGCCACCGCTGGAGCGGCTGGGAACACCCACCGACATCGCCGAAGTCGTCGCATTCCTCGCCGGACCAGGCCGGTGGATCAACGGTCAGGTGATCCTGGCCAATGGCGGCATCGTCTAA
- a CDS encoding SDR family NAD(P)-dependent oxidoreductase — protein MSKTIVISGASSGFGALSARALAHAGHTVYAGMRGITDRNAEQADAAAEYAAEHHVDLRTVELDIASQDSADSAVATILDQSGRLDVVIHNAGHMVTGPTEAFTPEEIDAVYDTNVLGTQRLNRAALPVLRRQGQGLLLWVGSTSTRGGTPPYLGPYFAAKAAMDALAVSYAGEVARFGIESTIVVPGSFTHGTNHFAKSARPADTATIADYDVLYPNLMQQIGERLAEIAPADADVADVAAAIVEVVDTAHGKRPFRVHIDPADDGAAVVNAVADRIRTEFLTRIGLEDLLHPSQAVTI, from the coding sequence ATGAGTAAGACCATCGTCATCAGCGGCGCCTCCAGTGGATTCGGCGCACTGAGCGCACGGGCCCTCGCGCACGCCGGCCACACCGTCTACGCAGGCATGCGCGGCATCACGGACCGCAACGCCGAACAGGCCGACGCCGCCGCCGAGTACGCCGCCGAACACCATGTCGACTTACGCACCGTCGAGCTGGATATCGCGTCGCAGGATTCCGCTGACAGCGCCGTGGCGACCATCCTTGACCAGTCCGGCCGCCTCGATGTCGTGATCCACAACGCCGGACACATGGTGACCGGCCCCACCGAGGCGTTCACCCCCGAAGAAATCGATGCCGTATACGACACCAATGTCCTTGGTACGCAACGGCTCAATCGCGCAGCGCTGCCCGTCCTACGCCGCCAGGGTCAGGGCCTGCTGCTCTGGGTGGGCAGCACCAGCACTCGCGGCGGAACCCCGCCGTACCTCGGCCCCTACTTCGCCGCCAAAGCAGCCATGGACGCCCTGGCCGTGAGCTACGCCGGTGAGGTCGCCCGCTTCGGCATCGAATCCACCATCGTCGTTCCCGGCTCGTTCACCCATGGCACCAACCACTTCGCCAAGAGCGCCCGACCCGCCGACACCGCGACAATCGCCGACTACGACGTGCTGTACCCCAACCTGATGCAACAGATCGGCGAACGCCTCGCTGAGATAGCTCCCGCCGATGCCGACGTCGCCGACGTTGCCGCGGCAATTGTCGAGGTCGTCGACACCGCGCATGGCAAGCGGCCTTTCCGCGTGCACATCGACCCGGCCGACGACGGCGCGGCCGTCGTCAACGCGGTCGCAGACCGAATCCGCACCGAATTCCTCACCAGGATCGGGCTCGAGGACCTCCTGCATCCGTCACAGGCCGTCACCATCTAA